The Streptomyces sp. NBC_01689 genome includes a window with the following:
- a CDS encoding TadA family conjugal transfer-associated ATPase, giving the protein MGRVGHPERTERRELLDGVRRWLAESGAEPTPARVAQALRAQGRVLGDAEVLGAARQLRSELVGSGPLEPLLADPSVTDVLVSAPDRVWVDRGGGLELTAVSFPDAAAVRRLAQRLAAVAGRRLDDARPWVDARLPDGTRLHAVLPPVAVGSTCLSLRVVRPRAFTLDELVAAGTVPPDGDRVLRALLEARLSFLISGGTGSGKTTLLSALLGLVGPGERIVLAEDSAELRPDHPHVVRLEGRPANQEGAGLVTLQDLVRQALRMRPDRLVVGEVRGPEVVSLLAALNTGHEGGCGTVHANAAAQVPARLEALGTAAGLDRAALHSQLAAALSVVLHLVRDRTGRRRIAEVHVLEREPSGLVVTVPALRWGAREFAFEPGWERLRGLLHDGDEGSGPC; this is encoded by the coding sequence ATGGGCCGCGTGGGACACCCGGAACGTACCGAGCGCCGGGAGCTGTTGGACGGTGTACGGCGGTGGCTCGCCGAGAGCGGAGCCGAGCCCACACCCGCGCGCGTGGCACAGGCCCTGCGCGCCCAGGGACGAGTCCTCGGCGACGCGGAAGTGCTCGGGGCGGCACGGCAGTTGCGTTCCGAGCTGGTCGGCAGCGGACCACTCGAGCCGTTGCTCGCCGACCCGTCGGTCACCGACGTCCTGGTGTCCGCGCCCGACCGGGTCTGGGTCGACCGTGGCGGAGGCCTGGAGCTGACAGCTGTCTCCTTCCCGGACGCGGCGGCCGTACGACGCCTCGCGCAGCGTCTCGCGGCCGTGGCCGGGCGCAGGCTCGACGACGCGCGCCCCTGGGTCGACGCCCGGCTCCCGGACGGCACCCGGCTGCACGCGGTGCTGCCCCCGGTCGCCGTCGGTTCGACCTGTCTGTCGCTGCGCGTCGTACGGCCGCGCGCGTTCACGCTCGACGAACTGGTGGCCGCCGGGACGGTGCCGCCGGACGGGGACCGGGTGCTGCGGGCCCTGCTGGAGGCCCGGCTGTCCTTCCTGATCAGCGGGGGCACCGGCTCGGGCAAGACGACGCTGCTGAGCGCGCTGCTCGGGCTGGTCGGTCCGGGGGAGCGGATCGTGCTGGCCGAGGACTCGGCGGAGCTGCGGCCCGACCATCCCCATGTGGTCCGGCTGGAGGGCAGGCCCGCCAACCAGGAGGGCGCCGGGCTGGTCACGCTGCAGGACCTGGTCCGCCAGGCGCTGCGCATGAGACCGGACCGGCTGGTCGTGGGCGAGGTCCGCGGCCCGGAGGTCGTGTCGCTGCTGGCGGCGCTCAACACGGGCCACGAGGGCGGCTGCGGAACAGTGCACGCGAACGCGGCGGCGCAGGTACCGGCCCGCCTGGAGGCGCTGGGCACCGCTGCCGGGCTGGACAGGGCAGCTCTGCACAGCCAGTTGGCGGCGGCGCTGTCGGTGGTCCTGCACCTCGTGCGCGACCGGACGGGGCGGCGGCGCATCGCCGAGGTGCACGTCCTGGAGCGCGAGCCGTCGGGGCTGGTGGTGACGGTGCCCGCACTGCGCTGGGGCGCACGGGAGTTCGCGTTCGAGCCGGGTTGGGAGCGGCTGCGGGGGCTGCTCCACGACGGAGACGAAGGGAGCGGACCGTGCTGA
- the ssd gene encoding septum site-determining protein Ssd, translating to MAGAITHDEPPAADGRQGGPLIVTEDVELLDDLLRLCAAAGARPEVHHGVPERGGSWEAAPLVLVGDDAARRVRGAARRRGVVLVGRDQDDSGVWRRAVEIGADHVLMLPDGEQWLVDRIADVAEGVGRPALTVGVIGGRGGAGASTLACALAVTSAREGRRTLLVDADPLGGGLDVLLGGEAVEGLRWPAFAASRGRVGGGALEESLPELHALRVLSWDRGDSVVVPSQAVRAVLAAARRRGGAVVVDLPRRVDDGVAEALAQLDLGVLVVPADLRAIAAAGRVSSAVGMVLRDLRVAVRGPYAPGLDDREVARLLGLPLVGEVPAESPRPDTGVPPGGAVRGPLARFCATFWERVAREGGGS from the coding sequence GTGGCGGGAGCCATCACACACGACGAGCCGCCCGCCGCCGACGGGCGGCAGGGCGGACCACTGATCGTCACGGAGGACGTCGAACTCCTCGACGACCTGCTGCGGCTGTGCGCGGCGGCGGGCGCGAGGCCGGAGGTGCACCACGGTGTGCCCGAGCGCGGAGGGAGCTGGGAGGCGGCACCACTGGTGCTGGTCGGTGACGACGCCGCGCGGCGGGTGCGCGGCGCCGCGCGCCGGCGCGGGGTGGTGCTGGTCGGGCGGGACCAGGACGACTCGGGTGTCTGGCGGCGGGCCGTGGAGATCGGCGCCGACCATGTCCTGATGCTGCCCGACGGCGAGCAGTGGCTGGTCGACCGCATCGCCGACGTGGCCGAGGGCGTCGGGCGCCCGGCCCTCACGGTGGGCGTGATCGGCGGCCGGGGCGGAGCGGGGGCGTCCACGCTCGCCTGCGCGCTCGCCGTCACCTCGGCGCGCGAGGGGCGCCGCACCCTCCTCGTGGACGCGGATCCCCTGGGCGGCGGACTCGACGTACTGCTCGGCGGAGAGGCGGTCGAAGGCCTGCGCTGGCCGGCGTTCGCCGCCTCCCGGGGCCGGGTCGGCGGCGGCGCGCTGGAGGAGTCCCTGCCCGAACTGCACGCGCTGCGCGTCCTCAGCTGGGACCGGGGCGACTCCGTCGTCGTCCCGTCGCAGGCGGTCCGCGCCGTGCTGGCCGCGGCCAGACGGAGGGGCGGCGCGGTCGTCGTGGACCTGCCCCGCCGCGTCGACGACGGTGTCGCGGAGGCGCTGGCCCAGCTCGACCTCGGAGTGCTGGTCGTCCCCGCCGACCTGCGCGCGATCGCGGCGGCCGGACGGGTGTCGTCCGCGGTCGGCATGGTCCTGCGTGATCTGCGCGTGGCGGTCCGGGGCCCCTACGCACCGGGGCTCGACGACCGCGAGGTGGCACGGCTGCTGGGACTTCCCCTGGTGGGTGAGGTGCCCGCCGAATCACCGCGGCCGGACACCGGCGTGCCACCCGGCGGAGCGGTACGAGGCCCGCTCGCCCGGTTCTGCGCCACCTTCTGGGAGCGGGTGGCGAGGGAGGGCGGTGGCTCGTGA
- a CDS encoding HAD family hydrolase, whose product MLGLVENHSLPRTAAFFDLDKTVIAKSSTLTFSKSFYQGGLINRRAVLRTAYTQFVFMAGGADHDQMERMRSYLSGLCRGWNVQQVKEIVAETLHDLIDPIIYDEAASLIEEHHTAGRDVVIVSTSGAEVVEPIGELLGADRVVATRMVVGEDGCFTGEVEYYAYGPTKAEAVKELAASEGYDLARCYAYSDSATDVPMLESVGHPHAVNPDRTLRREAVARGWPVLDFHRPVRLKQRLPALSVPPRPALVAAAAIGAAAATAGLVWYASRRRATAS is encoded by the coding sequence ATGCTCGGGCTCGTGGAAAACCACTCCTTGCCTCGCACAGCAGCCTTCTTCGACCTGGACAAGACGGTCATTGCGAAGTCGAGCACGCTCACGTTCAGCAAGTCGTTCTACCAAGGCGGGCTGATCAACCGCAGGGCCGTCCTGCGCACCGCGTACACCCAGTTCGTGTTCATGGCGGGCGGCGCGGACCACGACCAGATGGAACGGATGCGCTCCTACCTGTCCGGGCTCTGCCGCGGCTGGAACGTCCAGCAGGTCAAGGAGATCGTCGCCGAGACGCTGCACGATCTGATCGACCCGATCATCTACGACGAGGCCGCCTCGCTCATCGAGGAGCACCACACCGCAGGACGCGACGTCGTGATCGTGTCCACGTCGGGAGCGGAGGTGGTCGAGCCCATCGGGGAGCTGCTCGGCGCCGACCGGGTGGTGGCCACCCGGATGGTCGTGGGCGAGGACGGCTGCTTCACCGGGGAGGTGGAGTACTACGCCTACGGGCCGACGAAGGCCGAGGCCGTGAAGGAGCTGGCCGCGTCCGAGGGATACGACCTGGCGCGGTGCTACGCGTACAGCGACTCGGCGACCGACGTCCCGATGCTGGAGTCCGTCGGACATCCCCATGCCGTGAACCCGGACCGCACGCTGCGGCGCGAGGCGGTCGCGCGGGGGTGGCCCGTCCTGGACTTCCACCGTCCGGTGCGGCTCAAGCAGCGGCTGCCCGCGCTGTCGGTCCCGCCGCGCCCCGCGCTCGTCGCGGCCGCGGCGATAGGTGCGGCGGCGGCCACGGCCGGACTGGTCTGGTACGCGAGCAGACGGCGCGCCACGGCGTCGTGA
- a CDS encoding oxidoreductase encodes MSTTGATADPLATLASLPGVAESVESVRKAVDRVYGHRIMRRRSNEITSEAALRGARGSAALSGADWALEEVRRRTDFSGDDEARTVGAALRLTAESGQLLSIWRQSPLRVLARLHLVAAADGEDAVGRPRQDGEPVDEPLVELPLPGAAEVAGRLEGLSRLIIAGGAAPALVTAAVVHGELLALRPFGTHNGLVARAAERIVLIGSGLDPKSVCPAEVGHAELGRAAYVAALEGYVSGTPRGMAAWIAHCGEAAGLGARESTAVCEALQRGAA; translated from the coding sequence ATGAGTACGACAGGCGCGACCGCCGATCCGCTCGCGACCCTGGCCTCGCTGCCCGGGGTGGCCGAATCCGTGGAGTCCGTCCGCAAGGCGGTGGACCGGGTCTACGGGCACCGGATCATGCGACGTCGCAGCAACGAGATCACTTCCGAGGCCGCGCTGCGTGGTGCACGCGGCTCCGCGGCGCTGTCCGGGGCCGACTGGGCTCTCGAAGAGGTGCGCCGGCGCACCGACTTCAGTGGGGACGACGAGGCGCGCACGGTCGGCGCGGCCCTCCGGCTGACCGCCGAGTCCGGCCAACTGCTGTCCATCTGGCGGCAGTCGCCCCTCCGGGTGCTGGCGCGGCTGCACCTGGTCGCGGCAGCGGACGGGGAGGACGCGGTCGGCCGGCCGCGCCAGGACGGCGAACCGGTCGACGAGCCGCTCGTCGAACTGCCGCTGCCGGGCGCGGCCGAGGTGGCCGGCCGGCTGGAGGGGCTCTCCCGGCTGATCATCGCGGGCGGCGCGGCCCCGGCCCTCGTCACGGCGGCCGTGGTGCACGGCGAACTGCTCGCCCTGCGCCCCTTCGGCACCCACAACGGCCTGGTCGCCCGGGCGGCGGAGCGCATCGTGCTGATCGGCAGCGGCCTCGACCCGAAGTCCGTCTGTCCGGCGGAGGTCGGTCACGCCGAACTCGGCCGCGCGGCCTACGTGGCCGCCCTGGAGGGTTATGTGTCGGGCACCCCGCGCGGCATGGCGGCCTGGATCGCCCACTGCGGCGAGGCGGCCGGACTGGGGGCCAGGGAGTCGACGGCCGTCTGCGAGGCGCTTCAGCGCGGCGCGGCGTAG
- a CDS encoding ATP-binding protein → MKIAFVGKGGSGKTTLSALFVRHLAASGAPVVAVDADINQHLGAALGLDEEVAVALPAMGARLPLIKDYLRGSNQRIASAATMIKTTPPGEGSRLLRVRENNPVFDACARPVELDGGDARLMVTGPFTEADLGVSCYHSKTGAVELCLNHLVDGRDEYVVVDMTAGSDSFASGMFTRFDMTFLVAEPTRKGVSVYRQYKEYARDFKVALKVVGNKVQSQDDIDFLRAEVGNDLLVTVGHSDWVRAMEKGRPPRFEHLEDANRRSLRTLQEAADATYELRDWERYTRQMVHFHLKNASSWANERTGADLAAQVDPGFVLGEGLVATA, encoded by the coding sequence ATGAAAATTGCTTTCGTGGGGAAGGGCGGCAGCGGCAAGACCACGCTGTCCGCCCTGTTCGTCCGCCATCTCGCCGCCTCGGGCGCGCCGGTCGTCGCGGTGGACGCGGACATCAACCAGCACCTCGGGGCAGCACTCGGGCTCGACGAGGAGGTGGCCGTCGCGTTGCCCGCCATGGGTGCGCGACTGCCCCTGATCAAGGACTACCTGCGCGGTTCCAACCAGCGGATCGCGTCCGCCGCGACGATGATCAAGACGACCCCGCCCGGCGAGGGGTCCAGGCTGCTGCGGGTGCGGGAGAACAACCCCGTGTTCGACGCCTGCGCGCGCCCGGTGGAACTCGACGGCGGCGACGCCCGTTTGATGGTCACCGGCCCATTCACCGAGGCCGATCTCGGAGTCTCCTGCTACCACTCCAAGACCGGCGCGGTGGAGCTCTGCCTGAACCACCTCGTCGACGGCCGCGACGAATACGTGGTGGTCGACATGACCGCGGGCTCCGACTCCTTCGCGTCCGGCATGTTCACCCGCTTCGACATGACGTTCCTCGTGGCCGAGCCGACCCGGAAGGGGGTCTCCGTCTACCGCCAGTACAAGGAGTACGCCCGCGACTTCAAAGTCGCACTCAAGGTCGTCGGCAACAAGGTGCAGAGCCAGGACGACATCGACTTCTTGCGCGCCGAGGTCGGGAACGACCTGCTGGTCACGGTCGGGCACTCCGACTGGGTGCGCGCCATGGAGAAGGGCCGTCCGCCCCGGTTCGAGCACCTGGAGGACGCCAACCGCCGTTCCCTGCGCACCCTGCAGGAGGCCGCGGACGCCACGTACGAGCTGCGGGACTGGGAGCGCTACACGCGCCAGATGGTGCACTTCCACCTGAAGAACGCGAGCAGTTGGGCCAACGAGAGGACCGGGGCGGACCTGGCGGCGCAGGTCGACCCCGGGTTCGTCCTCGGTGAGGGGCTGGTGGCTACGGCCTGA
- a CDS encoding bifunctional SulP family inorganic anion transporter/carbonic anhydrase, with amino-acid sequence MSACVPTRAADSTRPERNHPPHSRPPVPPRRFRIAGADLSASIAVFLIALPLSLGIALATGAPLQSGLVAAAVGGIVVGRLGGSPLQVSGPAAGLTVVTAELIHRYGWRTTCAITVLAGIAQLGLGCLRVARTALAVSPAIVHGMLAGIGVTIAVAQLHVVLGGVPQSSVLENFRALPAQLTRVHPGAVSMSLLTLTLLFAWPRLPGRVGRILRTVPAALVAVAGATATASLTGIVLPKVDLPSWSSHALAGLPEGPVLGIAAAVLTTTLVCSVQSLLGAVAVDKLVSARPELQTRVGRSRLDRELLGQGAANAVSGALGGLPVAGVAVRSSANVQAGAVSRNSTMLHGVLVVIAALLMVPILELIPLASLAALVMAVGIQMVSLHHIRTVTRHREVVVYAVTTLGVVLLGVLEGVALGVAVAVVVAMHRLARTRITHEERDEVHHIHVCGQLTFLAVPRLSRALHLVPRGAAAVVELDGSFMDHAAYESLHDWQQSHLAQGGTVELTGRSGARIAEPSGSAHCRCRPWTPWRNHHCEPSANPQSGSPGGRPGGTAGPDGSDEAAGSDGSGGPGDVTASSGPSGADADGRRGHSDHRLARGISAFQRNTAPLVRDELARLAREGQSPSQLFLTCADSRLVTSMITSSGPGDLFVVRNVGNLVPRPGQESGDDSVAAAIEYAVDVLHVRSITVCGHSGCGAMQALLNSDPGGAQTPLRRWLRHGLPSLERMAAGERPGAGLAGRAPADAVEQLCLTNVVQQLEHLRAHDSVTRALREGALELHGMYFHVGEAQAYLLVDRDGDELFDHVGAEEELRRPV; translated from the coding sequence ATGTCTGCCTGCGTCCCCACCCGCGCCGCCGACTCGACTCGGCCCGAGCGCAACCACCCGCCCCACAGCCGCCCGCCGGTCCCGCCCCGCCGGTTCCGTATCGCGGGCGCCGACCTGTCCGCATCGATCGCGGTCTTCCTGATCGCACTGCCCCTGTCCCTCGGTATCGCCCTCGCCACCGGCGCCCCGCTCCAGTCGGGGCTCGTCGCCGCCGCCGTGGGCGGAATCGTCGTCGGCCGTCTCGGCGGCTCACCGCTCCAGGTGAGCGGGCCGGCCGCCGGGCTCACGGTCGTCACCGCCGAGCTCATCCACCGCTACGGATGGCGCACGACCTGCGCCATCACCGTCCTCGCCGGCATCGCTCAACTGGGCCTCGGCTGTCTGCGCGTGGCCCGCACCGCACTCGCCGTCAGCCCCGCGATCGTGCACGGCATGCTCGCCGGGATCGGCGTGACGATCGCCGTCGCCCAGCTGCACGTCGTCCTGGGCGGCGTCCCGCAGAGCTCCGTCCTGGAGAACTTCCGGGCACTGCCCGCGCAGTTGACCCGCGTCCATCCCGGGGCGGTGTCGATGAGCCTGCTGACACTGACCCTCCTGTTCGCCTGGCCACGGCTGCCCGGGCGGGTCGGACGGATCCTGCGCACCGTCCCGGCCGCGCTCGTCGCCGTCGCCGGGGCCACCGCGACCGCCTCGCTCACCGGAATCGTCCTGCCCAAGGTCGACCTGCCCTCATGGAGCAGCCACGCCCTGGCCGGGCTGCCCGAGGGGCCGGTGCTCGGGATCGCCGCCGCCGTCCTCACCACCACACTGGTGTGCAGCGTGCAGTCGCTGCTCGGAGCGGTGGCCGTGGACAAGCTCGTGTCCGCGCGACCCGAGCTGCAGACCCGGGTGGGCCGCTCCCGGCTGGACCGGGAACTGCTCGGGCAGGGCGCCGCGAACGCCGTCTCCGGAGCGCTCGGCGGACTGCCCGTCGCCGGGGTCGCCGTCCGCAGTTCGGCGAACGTGCAGGCCGGTGCCGTGAGCCGGAACTCCACCATGCTGCACGGCGTTCTCGTAGTGATCGCCGCGCTGCTCATGGTCCCGATCCTGGAGCTGATCCCTCTCGCGTCCCTCGCCGCCCTGGTGATGGCCGTCGGCATCCAGATGGTCTCGCTGCACCACATCCGCACGGTCACCCGCCACCGCGAGGTGGTGGTGTACGCGGTCACCACGCTCGGCGTCGTGCTCCTCGGCGTCCTGGAGGGCGTGGCGCTGGGAGTCGCCGTGGCCGTCGTCGTCGCCATGCACCGCCTCGCCCGCACCCGCATCACCCACGAGGAGAGGGACGAGGTCCATCACATCCATGTCTGCGGCCAGTTGACCTTCCTCGCGGTGCCCAGGCTCAGCCGCGCCCTGCACCTGGTGCCCCGGGGCGCCGCCGCCGTCGTCGAGTTGGACGGTTCGTTCATGGACCACGCGGCGTACGAGTCGCTGCACGACTGGCAGCAGTCGCATCTCGCGCAGGGCGGCACGGTCGAGCTGACCGGCCGGAGCGGTGCCCGGATCGCCGAGCCCTCCGGCTCCGCGCACTGCCGCTGCCGGCCCTGGACACCCTGGCGCAACCACCACTGCGAGCCCTCCGCCAACCCCCAGTCCGGATCCCCCGGCGGCCGGCCCGGCGGAACCGCTGGACCGGACGGGTCCGACGAGGCGGCCGGTTCGGACGGTTCCGGCGGGCCGGGCGACGTCACGGCTTCCTCCGGACCGAGCGGGGCGGACGCGGACGGCCGGCGGGGGCACAGCGACCATCGACTCGCCCGGGGCATCAGCGCCTTCCAGCGCAACACCGCGCCCCTGGTCCGGGACGAGCTGGCACGGCTGGCGCGAGAGGGACAGAGCCCGTCACAGCTGTTCCTCACCTGCGCCGACTCCCGGCTCGTCACCTCGATGATCACGTCGAGCGGCCCCGGCGATCTCTTCGTCGTGCGCAATGTGGGCAACCTCGTGCCCAGGCCCGGGCAGGAGAGCGGGGACGACTCGGTGGCCGCGGCGATCGAGTACGCGGTGGACGTGCTGCACGTGCGGTCCATCACGGTGTGCGGGCACTCCGGGTGCGGGGCCATGCAGGCCCTGCTGAACTCCGACCCCGGCGGAGCGCAGACACCCCTGCGGCGGTGGCTGCGGCACGGGCTGCCGAGCCTGGAGCGGATGGCCGCCGGGGAACGGCCGGGGGCCGGGCTCGCGGGACGGGCGCCGGCGGACGCGGTGGAACAGCTGTGTCTGACCAACGTGGTGCAGCAGTTGGAGCATCTCCGGGCGCATGACTCCGTGACGCGCGCGCTGCGGGAGGGGGCGCTCGAACTGCACGGGATGTATTTCCACGTCGGGGAGGCACAGGCGTATCTGCTGGTCGACCGGGACGGTGACGAGCTGTTCGATCATGTCGGGGCGGAGGAGGAGCTGCGGCGTCCCGTGTGA